One genomic window of Prochlorococcus marinus str. NATL2A includes the following:
- a CDS encoding YcjF family protein: protein MENHSLTKSPLSLPSFSIPKISLFIGLTITGQWVLSDVAHIPGGGLGLLLGLGCIFYFLKPGKVSFDAPSTVQGWVRRCHDVLENFEYLLDDGEQSERKKERINSLQKIIDRSEDQSIGFLKTKGVKLPDKEQLEKVLGINNQIKVSFPPALPVRDRNWILPDLIQEQDFIVYSLALPMSAADLLWIKNIPTDQPAWLMVASKESTDWSDERNALEAQLPDRWTNRVLKWDGSQKEMATVLSPIKKLLENPKKNTDITKQRLLSRLHTSWQKDLEKLRREKFKVIQTRSQWIVAGIVFASPVASTDLLAVAVVNGLMIKEMSKIWSSKMKPELLEAVSRQLAMAAIAQGVVEWSGQSLLSLAKLDGSSWVAAGTIQALSAAYLTRVVGRSMADWMALNNGVTQPDLELIKQQAPQLVSKAAELERVDWVAFLKQSKEWIQSQSINYKVKSV from the coding sequence GTGGAAAATCATTCATTAACAAAATCTCCTCTCTCCTTACCTTCTTTTTCGATTCCAAAAATTAGTCTTTTTATTGGGCTAACTATTACAGGTCAATGGGTTTTAAGTGATGTGGCCCATATCCCTGGGGGTGGACTTGGATTGCTATTAGGACTTGGTTGTATTTTTTATTTTCTAAAACCAGGAAAGGTTTCATTTGATGCTCCCTCTACTGTTCAAGGATGGGTAAGAAGATGTCATGACGTTTTAGAGAATTTTGAGTACTTACTTGATGATGGAGAGCAAAGTGAAAGAAAAAAAGAAAGAATAAATTCCTTGCAAAAAATTATTGATAGAAGCGAAGATCAAAGCATTGGTTTCTTGAAAACAAAAGGCGTAAAATTACCTGATAAAGAGCAATTGGAAAAAGTTTTAGGAATAAATAATCAAATAAAAGTTTCTTTTCCACCAGCTCTTCCTGTAAGAGATCGAAATTGGATTTTGCCAGATTTAATCCAAGAGCAAGATTTTATTGTTTATTCTTTGGCACTTCCCATGAGCGCAGCTGATCTTTTGTGGATTAAAAATATCCCTACAGATCAACCAGCCTGGCTAATGGTTGCCAGTAAAGAATCTACTGATTGGTCTGATGAGCGAAATGCATTAGAGGCTCAATTACCAGATAGATGGACTAACAGAGTATTGAAATGGGATGGATCTCAAAAAGAAATGGCAACGGTTCTTTCTCCAATCAAGAAACTTCTTGAAAATCCAAAGAAGAATACAGACATTACTAAACAAAGACTTTTGTCTCGATTGCATACTTCTTGGCAAAAAGATTTAGAAAAATTAAGAAGAGAAAAATTCAAGGTTATTCAAACAAGATCTCAGTGGATAGTTGCTGGTATCGTTTTCGCCTCCCCTGTAGCCTCAACTGATTTGCTTGCAGTTGCAGTGGTTAATGGCTTGATGATCAAAGAAATGTCGAAAATATGGTCTTCCAAAATGAAGCCAGAATTACTTGAGGCAGTCTCACGACAACTAGCAATGGCTGCAATTGCTCAAGGAGTGGTCGAATGGAGTGGACAGTCCTTGTTGAGCTTGGCAAAGCTTGATGGCTCCTCTTGGGTTGCTGCTGGAACAATTCAGGCCTTGAGTGCTGCTTATTTAACAAGAGTTGTTGGGAGATCGATGGCTGATTGGATGGCTCTCAATAATGGAGTAACTCAACCTGATTTAGAACTTATTAAGCAACAAGCTCCTCAACTAGTATCAAAAGCTGCTGAGCTAGAAAGAGTTGATTGGGTGGCTTTTTTAAAGCAATCAAAAGAATGGATTCAGTCTCAATCTATTAATTACAAAGTTAAATCCGTTTAA
- a CDS encoding DUF4336 domain-containing protein has protein sequence MNNSASEQKWKWWPLLPLYPYGRRRTIFRELVPNQIWSFEQLQGIYYVAVPVRLLVIRVKNELMIINPLPPTSELLKEIDLLQKKIGPVKTIVLPTASGLEHKIGLPALARAFPNAKIWLCPGQWSFPFQLPFDWLGIPSNRTNILLADGFPHGDDCEWISLGPIDIGLARFQEISCFHKPTKSLLVTDALVGIEATPPELFNLDPTPLLFHSREKGSEELIDSPIARRKGWLRLVLFASYLKPEKLEIPKIKEILENSFKPKMRNKRSHFGIYPFAWQEGWDLSAKKLVGEKTPLIQIAPVIERLVFPRGKKAFISWLNKIESLKGISFLISAHYSGKVRFTTNEIRALKVKIDNSNWEKTQGDFKFLSWFDQKLLNFGIVPKNPLKKFSD, from the coding sequence ATGAACAACTCAGCTTCCGAACAAAAATGGAAATGGTGGCCACTCTTACCTCTTTACCCTTACGGAAGAAGACGAACAATATTTCGTGAATTAGTCCCTAATCAAATATGGAGTTTTGAGCAACTTCAAGGTATCTATTATGTTGCCGTGCCAGTGAGGTTGTTAGTCATAAGAGTAAAAAATGAATTAATGATAATTAATCCTCTCCCTCCAACCAGTGAATTACTAAAAGAAATAGACCTACTTCAAAAAAAAATAGGACCAGTAAAAACTATTGTTTTGCCTACGGCTTCTGGCTTAGAACACAAAATCGGACTTCCTGCTTTGGCTAGAGCTTTTCCTAATGCAAAAATATGGTTATGTCCTGGGCAATGGAGTTTTCCTTTTCAATTGCCTTTTGATTGGCTAGGAATTCCATCTAATAGAACAAATATTTTATTGGCTGATGGATTTCCACATGGTGATGATTGTGAATGGATTTCTTTAGGACCTATTGATATTGGTCTCGCACGTTTTCAAGAGATTTCTTGTTTTCACAAACCAACAAAATCTTTATTGGTAACTGATGCTCTGGTAGGTATCGAGGCCACCCCTCCTGAGCTCTTTAATTTAGATCCAACTCCGTTGTTGTTTCATTCTAGAGAGAAAGGCTCCGAGGAACTTATTGATTCACCTATTGCTAGAAGGAAAGGATGGCTTCGATTAGTTCTTTTCGCTTCTTACCTCAAACCTGAAAAGTTGGAGATACCAAAAATAAAAGAGATTCTTGAAAACTCTTTTAAGCCAAAGATGAGAAACAAAAGATCACATTTCGGAATCTATCCTTTTGCTTGGCAGGAGGGTTGGGATCTGTCTGCGAAAAAACTTGTTGGAGAAAAGACTCCCCTAATACAAATCGCTCCAGTAATAGAAAGATTAGTTTTCCCTAGAGGAAAAAAAGCTTTTATCTCTTGGTTGAATAAAATTGAGTCTTTAAAAGGGATTTCTTTTCTGATTTCTGCCCATTACAGTGGAAAAGTGAGATTCACTACAAATGAAATAAGAGCTTTAAAAGTTAAAATTGATAATTCAAATTGGGAAAAAACCCAAGGAGATTTTAAGTTTTTAAGTTGGTTCGATCAAAAATTATTAAATTTTGGAATAGTTCCTAAAAATCCACTTAAAAAATTCAGCGATTAA
- a CDS encoding metal ABC transporter permease: MSEFLISITPIDWLLDPLTHDFMRRALMVSALVGGVCGLLSCYMTLKGWALMGDAVSHAVMPGVVVAYALGLPFSLCAFVFGVGSVALIGFVKQKSRIKEDTVIGLVFTGFFALGLVLVSKIKSNIDLMQILFGSPLGISRSDVNQTLIISFIVISILLIFRKDLMLYCFDAKHARSIGINTGILHYLLLTLLSLSAVVGLQTVGIILVVAMLITPGATAYLLTDRFDRMTILAVISSSFSSILGVYISYWSDIETGGSIVLVQTLIFLIAFLFAPRYGIFKNQTLINND; encoded by the coding sequence ATGAGTGAATTTCTAATTTCCATTACGCCAATTGATTGGCTATTGGATCCATTAACTCATGACTTCATGAGAAGAGCTTTAATGGTTAGCGCACTAGTGGGAGGGGTTTGCGGACTTTTATCTTGTTATATGACATTAAAAGGTTGGGCATTAATGGGTGACGCGGTTTCTCATGCGGTTATGCCTGGAGTAGTTGTTGCTTATGCATTAGGGCTCCCTTTTTCCTTATGTGCTTTTGTTTTTGGCGTTGGTTCAGTTGCTTTGATTGGATTTGTTAAACAGAAATCTAGAATCAAGGAAGATACAGTAATAGGACTTGTTTTTACTGGCTTTTTTGCATTAGGCCTTGTATTGGTTTCAAAAATAAAAAGTAATATTGATCTAATGCAAATACTTTTTGGAAGCCCTCTTGGTATTTCTCGTTCAGATGTTAACCAGACTTTAATAATTTCGTTTATTGTTATATCTATTTTGCTTATATTTAGAAAAGATTTAATGCTTTATTGTTTTGATGCTAAGCATGCTAGATCTATAGGAATAAATACAGGCATTCTTCATTATTTATTATTAACTTTATTGTCATTATCTGCAGTAGTAGGATTGCAAACGGTAGGTATTATTCTTGTAGTAGCAATGTTAATAACTCCTGGTGCAACGGCATATTTACTCACAGATCGTTTTGATAGAATGACGATATTAGCAGTAATTAGCAGTTCTTTCTCAAGTATTTTAGGAGTTTATATAAGTTATTGGTCAGATATTGAAACAGGAGGATCTATTGTTTTAGTGCAAACATTAATCTTTTTAATAGCTTTCTTATTCGCTCCAAGATATGGAATATTTAAAAACCAAACTCTTATAAATAATGATTAA
- a CDS encoding glucokinase, translating into MNLLAGDLGGTKTILAIYSNEKYPKKLFEKYYISSEWKSFYSLFEDFIKHLPDHISLPQNGSIGVAGPIQNQEVKITNLGWDIESKKLSLLSKINNIELINDFSVLIYGIPFFNRNQYEVIQGTLNSDYKNNQKLIAIIGAGTGLGMSRGLITPKSISIFPSEGGHREFSPRTENEWALVKWLKKKLNIQRISIERIVSGTGLGMIARWKLDDPINESHPLQVILKNMDSDKSDSTDLPALVWEKAKNGDKLMTEALQLWLNAYGSAAGDLALQELCSSGLWIAGGTAAKNLDGINSSNFLSAFSNKGRFQSYLKEIPLVVLKDKEATLFSSACRARLIAE; encoded by the coding sequence ATGAATTTACTTGCTGGAGACCTTGGGGGAACTAAAACAATATTAGCTATTTATTCAAACGAGAAATATCCAAAAAAATTATTTGAGAAGTACTATATTTCATCAGAATGGAAATCTTTTTACTCATTATTTGAAGATTTTATTAAACATTTACCAGATCATATATCACTGCCTCAAAATGGTTCTATTGGTGTAGCCGGGCCAATACAAAATCAGGAGGTTAAGATTACAAATCTTGGCTGGGATATCGAATCAAAAAAGTTATCTCTACTTTCAAAAATAAATAATATTGAATTAATAAATGATTTTTCAGTTTTAATCTATGGAATACCATTTTTCAATAGAAACCAATATGAAGTAATACAAGGGACATTAAATTCTGATTACAAAAACAATCAAAAATTAATTGCAATTATCGGAGCTGGTACTGGCTTAGGAATGTCCAGAGGCTTGATAACCCCTAAAAGCATCTCTATATTTCCAAGTGAAGGAGGGCATCGAGAATTTTCCCCAAGAACAGAAAACGAATGGGCATTAGTCAAATGGCTAAAAAAGAAGTTAAATATTCAAAGAATATCCATTGAAAGAATTGTTAGTGGTACTGGCCTTGGCATGATTGCCAGATGGAAATTGGATGATCCAATAAATGAAAGCCATCCACTTCAGGTAATTTTAAAAAATATGGATAGTGACAAATCAGATTCCACAGATTTACCCGCACTTGTTTGGGAAAAAGCAAAAAACGGAGACAAATTAATGACTGAAGCCTTGCAACTATGGCTAAATGCTTATGGGTCTGCAGCTGGAGACCTTGCTTTACAAGAACTTTGCTCTTCAGGCTTATGGATAGCAGGTGGAACAGCAGCAAAAAACCTCGATGGAATAAACTCTTCTAACTTCCTTAGTGCATTTAGTAATAAGGGTCGCTTTCAATCTTATTTAAAGGAAATTCCATTGGTTGTTCTTAAAGATAAAGAAGCGACATTATTCAGCTCAGCTTGCAGAGCACGCTTAATTGCCGAATAA
- the thrB gene encoding homoserine kinase has translation MGPPKIGQTVVVEVPSTTANIGPGFDCLGAALDLSNQFTIKRIEGNAERFELIMESTEGNHLRGGPENLFYRAAQRVWRTAGIEPVALEARVKLAVPPARGLGSSATAIVAGLVGANALAGYPLPKEKLLELAIDIEGHPDNVVPSLIGGLCVTAKTASDRWRVVRCDWDKSIKAVVAIPSIRLSTSEARRVMPENIPVNDAVINLGALTLLLQGLRTGNEDLITDGMHDKLHEPYRWGLIKGGLEVREAAKAAGALGCAISGAGPSILALCKATKGREVSVAMVKAWEAAGVASRAPLMSLQLTGSECISNTFG, from the coding sequence ATGGGGCCGCCAAAAATAGGACAAACTGTCGTAGTAGAAGTCCCTTCTACTACAGCCAATATTGGTCCAGGGTTTGATTGCCTTGGAGCAGCATTAGACCTTTCCAATCAGTTCACTATTAAAAGAATTGAAGGTAATGCTGAAAGATTTGAATTAATAATGGAAAGTACTGAAGGCAATCATTTAAGAGGCGGCCCTGAAAACCTTTTTTATCGAGCCGCGCAAAGAGTTTGGAGAACTGCAGGTATAGAGCCTGTAGCTCTTGAAGCAAGAGTAAAATTGGCAGTACCTCCCGCAAGAGGACTTGGAAGCAGTGCTACAGCCATCGTGGCAGGGCTAGTTGGAGCAAATGCACTTGCTGGATATCCTTTGCCTAAGGAAAAATTATTGGAGCTGGCAATAGATATAGAGGGTCATCCAGACAATGTTGTTCCATCATTAATAGGAGGTCTTTGCGTAACCGCTAAAACTGCATCCGACAGATGGCGAGTGGTCCGCTGTGATTGGGATAAATCAATAAAAGCAGTAGTTGCAATTCCATCTATTCGCCTTAGCACAAGCGAAGCGAGACGTGTAATGCCGGAGAATATTCCAGTCAATGATGCAGTAATCAATTTAGGTGCACTTACTCTTCTGCTTCAAGGACTAAGGACTGGAAATGAGGATTTAATTACAGATGGTATGCATGACAAGCTTCATGAACCCTACAGATGGGGTTTGATTAAAGGTGGGTTAGAGGTAAGAGAAGCAGCAAAGGCTGCCGGAGCTTTAGGATGTGCAATTAGTGGAGCAGGACCAAGCATTCTTGCCTTGTGCAAAGCGACTAAAGGCCGAGAAGTCAGTGTCGCGATGGTCAAAGCTTGGGAAGCTGCTGGTGTAGCAAGTCGTGCTCCTTTAATGAGCCTCCAGCTCACAGGAAGCGAATGCATTTCAAACACCTTTGGGTAG
- the thrS gene encoding threonine--tRNA ligase, with amino-acid sequence MPIITLPDGTEKKYDSAVTIDQIASEIGPGLAKAALAGRVNGELIDTCIPITQNSHIQIITSKDDEGLEIIRHSFAHLLGHAVKQLYPEAKMAIGPVIEDGFYYDISYKDTFTPDDLLKIEKRMKELVNRDYSVGVEIVSPEKAKEVFTDRGEIFKLDIVKNIPKNEIIKLYKHQEYIDMCRGPHVPNTRHLRAFKLMKVSGAYWRGDSNNEMLQRIYGTAWKSSKELKEYLSRIEEAEKRDHRKLGKKYSLFHSQEEAPGMVFWHPKGWTIYRILEDFIRETITKYDYQEVKSPQVVDRSLWEKSGHWDKFKEDMFTTTSENREYAIKPMNCPCHIQIFNQGLKSYRDLPIRLSEFGSCHRNEPSGALHGLMRVRNFVQDDAHIFCTDEQIQEEVQNFIDLVFEVYKTFGFDSILIKLSTRPVKRVGSDDIWDKSEKALSEALDSKGLDWSLLPGEGAFYGPKIEFSLKDCLNRVWQCGTIQVDFSMPQRLNASYIDITGRKQTPVMLHRAILGSFERFIGILIENYSGNFPTWLSPIQIMIMGITDRNNEACFTAKDKLVDFGFRAEIDIRNEKVGFKIREHTMQRIPFLIIIGDKEEENSEISVRTREGKDLGNMSIDKFKLIIDESISKKGIQGNQS; translated from the coding sequence ATGCCAATAATTACATTACCTGATGGAACTGAAAAAAAATATGATTCCGCTGTAACAATTGATCAAATAGCTTCAGAAATTGGGCCTGGTTTAGCAAAAGCAGCGTTAGCGGGGAGAGTGAATGGGGAATTAATAGATACTTGTATTCCTATAACTCAAAATTCTCATATACAGATTATTACATCTAAAGATGATGAAGGTCTAGAAATTATTAGACATTCATTCGCTCATCTTCTTGGACATGCTGTAAAGCAATTATACCCCGAAGCAAAAATGGCAATAGGGCCAGTAATTGAAGATGGTTTTTATTATGATATTTCTTATAAAGATACATTCACTCCTGATGATCTTCTCAAAATTGAGAAGAGAATGAAAGAGTTAGTTAATAGAGATTATAGTGTAGGTGTTGAAATAGTTAGTCCAGAAAAAGCCAAGGAGGTTTTTACTGATAGAGGTGAAATTTTCAAGCTAGACATAGTTAAAAATATCCCTAAAAATGAAATCATAAAGTTATACAAACATCAAGAATATATTGATATGTGCAGAGGTCCTCATGTGCCAAATACAAGGCATCTAAGAGCATTTAAGCTAATGAAAGTATCAGGAGCTTATTGGCGCGGAGACTCTAATAATGAAATGCTACAAAGAATATATGGAACAGCTTGGAAAAGCTCAAAAGAGTTAAAAGAATATCTCTCTAGAATTGAAGAAGCTGAGAAAAGAGATCATAGAAAGTTAGGGAAAAAATATTCACTTTTTCACTCACAAGAAGAAGCACCCGGTATGGTTTTTTGGCACCCTAAAGGGTGGACTATTTATAGAATTTTAGAAGATTTTATTCGGGAAACCATTACAAAATATGATTATCAAGAAGTTAAATCTCCGCAAGTAGTTGATAGGAGTCTTTGGGAGAAATCAGGCCATTGGGATAAATTTAAAGAAGATATGTTTACTACAACTTCAGAGAACAGGGAATATGCAATAAAACCTATGAATTGTCCATGCCACATACAAATATTCAATCAAGGTTTAAAAAGCTATCGAGATCTTCCTATTAGACTTTCTGAATTTGGTTCTTGTCATCGCAATGAGCCTTCTGGTGCACTGCATGGCTTAATGAGAGTAAGAAATTTTGTTCAAGATGATGCACACATATTTTGTACCGATGAACAAATCCAAGAAGAAGTCCAAAATTTTATTGATTTGGTATTTGAGGTTTATAAAACCTTTGGCTTTGATTCAATTCTTATTAAGCTCTCAACAAGACCAGTGAAAAGGGTTGGAAGTGATGATATCTGGGACAAATCAGAAAAAGCCTTATCTGAGGCACTTGATTCAAAAGGATTAGATTGGTCGCTCCTCCCTGGAGAGGGTGCCTTCTATGGTCCAAAAATAGAATTTTCCTTAAAAGATTGTCTCAACAGAGTATGGCAATGCGGAACAATTCAAGTGGATTTCTCCATGCCTCAAAGGCTCAATGCAAGTTATATAGATATTACAGGAAGAAAACAAACACCTGTAATGCTTCACAGAGCTATTTTAGGTTCTTTTGAAAGATTTATTGGGATTTTAATTGAGAATTATTCAGGGAATTTTCCTACATGGTTATCACCTATTCAAATAATGATTATGGGCATAACTGATAGAAATAATGAAGCATGTTTTACTGCTAAAGATAAATTAGTTGACTTTGGTTTCAGAGCTGAAATTGATATCAGAAATGAAAAAGTCGGTTTTAAAATACGAGAACATACTATGCAAAGAATACCATTCTTGATAATTATTGGAGATAAGGAAGAAGAGAATAGTGAAATCTCAGTAAGGACAAGAGAAGGTAAAGATCTTGGAAATATGAGTATAGACAAGTTTAAATTAATAATTGACGAATCAATTAGCAAAAAAGGTATACAAGGTAATCAATCTTAA
- a CDS encoding DUF760 domain-containing protein has protein sequence MFNPEFLATDNNEGHEANALIQYLQDQPADVLQRVAKSASPEIQEIIRHNVQGLLGMLPGEQFEVKVTSSKDNLASLLASAMMTGYFLRQMEQRKQLEETLLSDEEMSVDPDKI, from the coding sequence ATGTTTAATCCTGAATTTTTAGCTACAGACAATAATGAAGGTCACGAAGCCAATGCTTTAATCCAATATTTACAAGATCAACCGGCAGATGTTCTCCAGAGAGTTGCAAAGTCCGCAAGTCCTGAGATTCAAGAAATAATCAGACACAATGTACAAGGTTTGCTAGGAATGCTTCCTGGGGAGCAATTTGAGGTAAAAGTAACCTCCAGCAAAGATAATTTGGCAAGTTTATTAGCCTCTGCAATGATGACAGGTTATTTCTTAAGACAGATGGAACAAAGGAAACAATTAGAAGAAACTCTTTTATCCGACGAAGAGATGTCTGTTGACCCAGATAAAATTTAA
- a CDS encoding metal ABC transporter substrate-binding protein: protein MFNKKVISEYIYKKNKILSLSIFLALNILFLTGCVNKNTYKPGNDKPFVLTTFTILADLARNVAGDRLLVKSITKPGAEIHSYQFTPSDIVKTKGAKLIIENGLGLEAWFSKFMISTGDIPNVKLTEGMKPLLIDGDAYSGKPNPHAWMSPKRAMKYVDKIVDAFITIDPDGALEYSSNASTYKAKLESLDKELRDSLSSIPKERRFLVTCEGAFTYLARDYGMKEAYLWPVNAESQVTPRRMVNLIKKIKENEVPTIFCESTVSADAQMEVAKSSGAVFGGTFYVDSLSDLNGPAPTYIDLLRHNVRLITKGLSISKVKK, encoded by the coding sequence ATGTTTAATAAAAAGGTTATTTCTGAGTATATTTATAAGAAAAATAAGATACTTAGTTTATCTATTTTCCTTGCTTTAAATATTTTATTCCTGACAGGATGTGTAAATAAAAACACCTATAAGCCAGGCAATGATAAGCCTTTCGTTTTAACTACTTTTACAATTTTGGCCGATCTTGCAAGAAATGTTGCTGGGGATAGACTTTTAGTTAAATCAATAACGAAACCAGGAGCAGAAATCCATAGTTATCAATTTACACCTAGTGATATTGTGAAAACTAAAGGAGCAAAACTGATTATTGAAAATGGTTTAGGCCTTGAAGCTTGGTTTTCGAAATTTATGATTAGCACGGGTGATATTCCTAATGTGAAATTAACTGAAGGAATGAAGCCATTATTGATAGATGGAGATGCTTATTCAGGAAAACCAAATCCTCATGCTTGGATGTCGCCAAAAAGAGCTATGAAATATGTAGATAAAATCGTCGATGCTTTTATCACAATTGATCCTGATGGAGCTCTTGAATACTCATCTAACGCTTCAACCTATAAAGCTAAACTTGAATCGCTTGATAAAGAGCTAAGAGATTCTTTATCCTCTATTCCTAAAGAAAGAAGATTTTTGGTGACATGTGAAGGAGCCTTTACTTATCTGGCCCGTGATTACGGAATGAAAGAGGCGTATTTGTGGCCAGTTAATGCTGAAAGTCAAGTAACCCCTAGGAGAATGGTGAACCTAATAAAAAAAATCAAAGAAAATGAAGTCCCAACAATTTTTTGTGAAAGTACTGTGAGTGCAGACGCACAAATGGAAGTTGCGAAATCAAGCGGAGCTGTTTTTGGTGGGACCTTCTACGTTGATTCACTCTCAGATCTAAATGGTCCTGCTCCTACCTATATAGATTTACTAAGGCACAATGTTCGATTAATTACTAAGGGCCTATCCATTTCAAAAGTGAAAAAATAA
- a CDS encoding metal ABC transporter ATP-binding protein: MNPIFKSHEKDFMRIEADQVCVDYNGTVALYDASLNLKAGSICGLVGMNGAGKSTFFKALMGFVRPSRGKIRINGIKVNQAQKEQSVAYVPQNEGIDYSFPVSVWDVVMMGRYGAMNIFRIPRESDRRAVVHALERVDLFDLRERPIGSLSGGQRKRAFLARAIAQRASVLLLDEPFSGVDVPTEKLMAELFLQFRQEGHTILISTHDLNHVRDFCDFVVLINKTVLAYGETSEVFTSENLNKTFGGIPPNPLSGPTSSKDFINE, translated from the coding sequence ATGAACCCAATTTTTAAAAGCCATGAGAAAGATTTTATGCGTATTGAGGCAGACCAAGTTTGTGTTGACTACAACGGTACAGTTGCTCTCTATGACGCAAGTTTAAATTTAAAAGCTGGATCTATATGTGGCCTTGTGGGCATGAATGGCGCAGGAAAATCAACTTTTTTCAAGGCTCTGATGGGTTTTGTTAGACCTTCAAGGGGGAAAATTAGGATCAATGGTATAAAGGTTAATCAAGCCCAGAAGGAACAATCAGTTGCATATGTTCCACAAAATGAAGGAATAGATTATTCATTTCCAGTGAGTGTTTGGGATGTTGTGATGATGGGCCGATATGGTGCTATGAATATTTTTCGAATACCAAGAGAGTCAGATAGAAGAGCAGTTGTTCATGCTCTTGAGAGAGTTGATCTTTTTGATCTCAGAGAAAGACCAATAGGATCTTTATCTGGAGGGCAACGCAAAAGAGCTTTTCTTGCAAGAGCAATTGCTCAACGGGCATCAGTACTTCTATTAGACGAGCCTTTTTCTGGAGTTGATGTACCCACTGAAAAGCTTATGGCTGAGCTATTTCTTCAGTTTCGACAAGAAGGGCATACTATTTTGATATCCACTCATGATTTGAATCATGTGCGAGATTTTTGTGATTTTGTTGTCCTTATCAATAAGACAGTTCTTGCGTATGGTGAAACCTCGGAGGTCTTTACTTCAGAAAATCTAAATAAAACATTTGGAGGAATCCCACCAAACCCTTTATCAGGTCCAACGTCAAGTAAAGATTTTATAAATGAGTGA
- the trpS gene encoding tryptophan--tRNA ligase yields MNQKRVLSGVQPTGDVHIGNWLGAIRNWVELQENYETFVCVVDLHAITTPHDPKSLYQNSLSTAALYIACGMNPDKCSIFIQSQISAHSELCWILNCLTPLNWMERMIQFKEKSIKQGDNVSIGLLDYPVLMAADILLYDADLVPVGEDQKQHLELARDIASQRVNSKFGTKENPILKVPNPLILKECSKVMSLTDGTKKMSKSDPNENSRITLLDSPDIITKKIKRSKTDSELGLEFGNPLRPEADNLLTIYSIISGLGREKAAEYCAEMGWGKFKPEFTEAMINVLKPIQEKYKELMNDPEELKRILNKGKLTAEEVSKLTLNRVKEALGFYSNL; encoded by the coding sequence GTGAATCAGAAGCGAGTCTTATCTGGTGTTCAACCCACAGGAGATGTTCATATTGGTAATTGGCTTGGAGCAATAAGAAATTGGGTTGAATTACAAGAAAATTATGAAACATTTGTCTGCGTTGTTGATCTTCATGCGATAACGACTCCGCATGACCCAAAATCTCTTTATCAAAATTCTTTATCTACAGCGGCTTTGTATATCGCTTGTGGGATGAATCCTGATAAATGCTCAATATTCATACAAAGTCAGATAAGCGCCCATAGCGAGCTTTGCTGGATATTAAATTGCTTAACTCCTTTAAACTGGATGGAAAGAATGATTCAGTTCAAGGAAAAGTCCATTAAACAAGGCGACAATGTATCTATTGGATTATTAGATTATCCAGTCCTTATGGCAGCGGATATTCTTCTCTATGACGCTGATTTAGTTCCTGTTGGAGAAGATCAAAAGCAACATCTAGAGCTTGCGAGAGATATTGCTTCTCAACGAGTTAATTCAAAATTCGGAACGAAAGAGAATCCAATACTTAAAGTTCCAAATCCCTTAATTTTGAAAGAGTGTTCCAAAGTCATGAGCCTGACAGACGGAACAAAGAAAATGAGTAAAAGCGACCCAAATGAAAATAGTAGGATTACTTTATTAGACAGTCCAGATATAATTACTAAAAAAATAAAACGTTCAAAAACCGACTCAGAATTAGGATTAGAATTCGGTAATCCTTTAAGACCCGAAGCTGATAATCTTTTAACAATTTATTCAATAATTTCTGGCTTAGGTAGAGAAAAAGCCGCTGAGTATTGCGCAGAAATGGGCTGGGGTAAATTCAAACCAGAATTTACAGAGGCAATGATTAACGTTCTTAAACCTATTCAAGAAAAATATAAAGAACTAATGAATGATCCAGAAGAGTTAAAAAGAATACTAAATAAAGGCAAACTGACTGCCGAGGAGGTTTCTAAGTTAACATTAAATAGAGTTAAAGAAGCTCTAGGATTTTATTCGAATTTGTAG